Genomic DNA from Desulfovibrio sp.:
CGCAAGGGCTTGCGCCGGAGGTCCTCGAACAGTGCGAAGGCACTCTGAGGCCGGTGCGTTTTTTGGGCTACAACCATCTTTCGGTGCGCAGCGCGGCCGCCATTCTGGCCGACAGGATATTAGGCGACTACTACTGACGCAACACGGCGGCCTGAGCGCATCGGCGCCGCTTTGCAACGACGCAACAATCCGCCCGGATTTGCAAGGAGTTCACGATGGACATCATCAGGAAAATTGAACTGGAAAACCAGCGCATGGATCTTCCCGCGTTTCGCTCCGGCGACACGGTGAAAGTGCACCTGCGCATTGTGGAAGGCGAAAAAGAACGTATCCAGGTCTTCCAGGGTAACGTTATCCGCATCAAGCGCGGCACCACCAGCGCCACCTTTACGGTGCGCAAGGTTTCCGACGGCGTGGGCGTGGAACGTATTTTCCCGCTCAACTCGCCCTTTATCGACCGCGTTGAGCTGATCACGCAGGGCCGCGTGCGCCGCAGCCGCCTGTACTACCTGCGTGCCCTCAAGGGCAAAGCCGCGCGCATCAAGCCGCGTGGCCGTTTCTGATCCTTTTTTAGGCATCAGAATCGCAGCGAGCGTTTTTACGGCGCGCCAGGGCATGCAGGCAACTGCAAAATCCCTGGCGCGCTGTTCGCGCGTCTTTAGAACATTTGCATCTGAAATGCTCGCCTACGGCAGGCAAAACCTGCCTGCTCACCTTTCGTGGCAAGTATTTTCGAAAAAATCCTTGCGGAGCAGTCACCTCATTTTATGCGTACACTGGTCTAGACCGACGCGCTGACCATCGCGCATTGACCATTGGGTCGCGGCCCTTGCTGCGCAGCGGAGAGATCATGGGCAGAGAAGCAATGAGCCGCCCGGCAAGGCCGCGCAACCAGCAGACACAAGCGAGCCTTGTCCAGCTGGTGGGCCTCCCGAGCGCCCCGCTGCCTCAGGATGATTCTCCCCTTTTGCAGACAAGCAGCCAGACCGTTCAGCAAATTTATACCGCAGGCATAGACGAAGCTGGCCGAGGCTGTCTGGCCGGGCCGGTAGTAGCCGCTGCGGTCATATTGCCGGAATGCTACGACCTGCCGGGCCTCAACGATTCAAAGGCGTGCAGCGCCAAAACCCGCGAAATGCTCGCCCCGCGCATACGCCAGTGCGCTGTGGCCTGGGGCCTGGGCGTGGTGTGGCCTGCCCGCATTGACGCCATCAATATTTTACAGGCCACCTTTGAAGCCATGAGCAGGGCCGTGCGCTGCCTGCGCTGCGCCCCGGCGCATCTGCTCATTGACGGCAACAAGACTGTGCCCGGCGAGGTATTTGCCTTCCACTGGCGCAAGGGGCATACAGCCCCCCTGCCATCGCAGCGCAGTATTATTGGCGGCGACGCCAGCGAACCTGCCATTTCAGCCGCGTCCATCCTTGCCAAAACATACAGGGACAAACTCATGACCCGGCTGGAAAAACGCTGGCCCGGCTACGGCTTTGAAGCGCACAAAGGCTACGGCACAGAGGATCATTACGACGCCCTGCGACGCCTTGGCCCCTGCCCGCAGCACCGCCTGACCTTTCGTGGCGTTTTGCCCGAAAAGCCAACTCCGCAGCAGGGCAGCCTGTTGTGAAGCCGCGCTGGCTACAAACGCTTTTGGGCGGCAAGGATGAACCAGTCGTCGCCCCGGCCCATCTGAATCTTGGGCGCAAAGGCGAGGAAGCCGCCCGCAAGCTGCTGCAGCGCAGCGGCATGGAACTGCTGGACTGCAACTGGCGCAGCGGCAGGCTTGAACTGGATATTGTCTGCCGCGATGATGACACCATTGTTTTTGTCGAAGTAAAAACCCGCAGCGGTTCAACCTACGGCGGCCCCGCCGCCGCACTGACCCCTGCCAAGCAGCGTACCCTGTGCCGGGCGGCCAGGGCGTGGCTTGCGGCCCACGATGCATGGAGCAGCCCCTGCCGGTTTGATGTGGTCTGCATTGTGCGCGAGGGCGATACCCTGCACCTGGAGCACTGCCGCCATGCCTTTGAATGCGAACCGTCTGTGGATAGTGGCAACGCCACTTGGCAACCCTGGTGATCTTTCGCCCCGAGCGCGCGAGGTGCTGGCCAGCGCCGACCTTGTGCTGGCCGAGGATACCCGCCGCACTGCCCGCCTGTTGCGCGAGTGCGGCATTGAAGCCCGCCGCCTGCTGAGTTTTTACGATCACAACGAGGCCGAACGTCAAGAGGGCGTATTGCGCATGCTGCGTGAAGGCCAGACCGTTGCCCTGGTCTCCGATGCCGGAACGCCGCTCCTGGCTGATCCCGGTTATCGTCTGGTGCGGGCCTGCCGCAAGGAGGGCCTTGCCGTATCCCCCCTGCCGGGGCCTTCGGCTCCCGTGACGGCCCTTTCCGCCGCTGGCATTCCCCCGCTGCCGCACAGTTTTCTGGGTTTTTTGCCGCGCGATGCCGCAGGGCGCGACGCCCTTTTTGCCGCCTTTGCCCATGTGCCGGGCGCACTCATTTTTTTTGAGCGCAAGGATCGTCTCAAGGAAAGCCTCGCTCAGGCCGCGCGCATTCTTGGCCCCCGCGAGGTGGCCGTGTGCCGGGAATTGACCAAGGAACACGAGGAATTTATAGTAGGTCGTCTGGAAGACAGCGAGCTGCTGTCCGATGAACTGCTGGGCGAAATCACCGTGATTGTCGGCCCGCCGGAACATGCGGAGCGCACCCCAAGGGAAGAGGTGCTGCTGCTGGCCCAAAAGGAACTTGCCCAGGGCGGCAAACCCCGTCAGGTTGCCCGCAGAGTGCAAGATGCCGTGCGCGGCTGGTCGGGCAAGGAAATCTACGCTTTGCTGACGGGCACAGAACAGGCGGAGCCGGAAGCTTAGGGGCGGTCAGAGTGGTCGCTGGCAGCCCCGGCAAGACGGCTTTGCATCAGGCCAGCAGTTGCGCACGCTGCGGAATCATTTTGCGGCAGCAGTTCGTGGCTGAGTGATCGTAAGGCGGCGCTTTCCTTTTGAACGCGCCCTCGCCGCAACTGCCAAACCGGCATGCCACGGGGTTGCCATGTATCCCACACGCGTTGTACTTGCCTGCCTGGCGCGCACAGGCTGCATCAATGCAGCAATGACCGCCCGGGGGATGCAGCAGATAGGTCTGGCCTACGTGCTGGAGCCTGCCCTGCGCGAGCTGTATCCCGAGCCGCAGACCTTTGCCCGCGCCATGAGCCGTTATGCGGGGCACAGCAACACCCACCCCTTCATGATTCCCCTTTTTGTGGGCATCCTGCTCTCGCTTGAGCAGGCCATTGCCAAGGGGGCACTGCCGGAAGGCGCGCTGAATTCCGTGCGCGAAACACTGGCCACAACCCTTTCCGCCCTGGGCGACTCATTTTTCAGCGGCACATTGCTGCCCCTGTGGTCGCTGCTCAGCATCAGCCTGCTGCTGGCGGGCTTTACCAACATTGCCATGCTGCTGGCGGTGATCCTGTTTGGTTCCCTGTTGTTGTTCAGGTCCATCTGTTTTGTTTCCGGTCTGCGGTACGGGCTGACCACGCTCGCCCGCCTGCGCAAGCTCAACCTTATCAACTGGGTGGACAGGCTCAAGATGGTCAATGCGGCGCTGGCGGCACTGGTTATCTGGCATCTGCCCATCAGCACCATGAAGCCCTTTCCCTGGACTGCCTATGCCATGGGCGCCGCAGCGGTGCTTGCCGCCGCATGGCTCGTGGGGCGAATGCGCCTGCCAAGGCTGCTGCTTTGGATTGTGACAACAGGAGCCCTTATTCTCGTGGACTTGGGCTTCATAGGCATGTAGAATATACGTGTTTTTCGGTAGTGGACACGCTTTGTCCCCCTTTGGCCGATAAAACGCTCATAAGGTAGGATGATGGAAGAAGCCATAGAACAAACGCCGCGAGGGCTGGCGCTAAGGGTATGCATTGGCCTGCGCAACGGCCTGCACGCCCGACCGGCGGCCCGGCTGGCGCAAGAGGCGCAGCGCTATGCCTCTGACATACAACTTGTCAGCGACACAGGCGAGGTAGACGCCAAAAGCATGCTCGACATACTTTCTCTTGCGCCCCCCGCCAATGCGGAACTGACCCTGGTGGCTCAGGGTGACGATGCCCGCGAGGCCCTTTGCGGTCTGGCACAATTTTTAACCAATTTACAGGACTGACATGGCCCGCGCGGTACTTTTCGGCACACCTGTTTCGCCTGGCATAGCCATAGGCAGGGTGCGCTTCATGCACAAGGCACGGCAGGATGACGAGCGCCGCATCTCTGCCGCCGAAGTGGCTGCGGAGCAGGAGACCCTGCGCGCCGCCGCTGAAAGCGTGCGCGCCTCGCTGGCCGCGACCATGGAAAATGTGCCGGAAGACCTTTCGGAATACCGCGACGTTATTGCCGCCCAGATGGAAATGGCCCGCGACCCCAAGCTGCTCAAAGCCGCGCTGGCCCGCATAGAAAGCAACCTTGTGTGCGCCTCGTGGGCCCTCAAGCTCACGGTGGATGAACTGTGCGCGCTGTTCAGAAGCATGGACGACGCCTACCTGCGTGACCGCGCCCAGGATATTCGCGCCGTGGGCCTGCGCCTGCGCGAGCATCTGGCGGCAGACCCGGCCCACAGGGGCGAGGATGAAACCCCCGGCGTGCTTGTGGCAGAAGACCTCTCCCCCGCCGACGTCATGGAACTCAACCTTGACCGGGTGCTGGGCATTCTGACCGCAGAAGGCGGCCCCACCTCCCACACGGCCATTTTGTCGCGCGGGCTGCACATTCCCTGCCTTGCGGGCGTTACCGGGCTTATGGACATTGCCCGCGAAAACGAGACGCTGGTTGTGGACGGACTCGGCGGCAGCGTGCTGCTGAGCCCCGATGAGGCTGACGAAGCCCGTTTCGCGGCCCGGCGCGAGGAATATACGGCGTGGGAAGACCTCACGCTCAAATCTGCCCGCTGGCCCGCAGAAATGTGCGACGGCGTGCGCGTGGAAGTGCAGGCCAACCTTGAAGGCACCAATGAACTGTCGGCCCTTGCCCAATGCGGAGCCGACGGAGTGGGCCTGTACCGCACCGAATTTGCCTATTTTACCGACCGCCTGCCGTCGGAAGAAGACCTGCTGGCAGAATACGCGGCGGTGGCCCAACGGGCCGCGCCGGACCGTGTG
This window encodes:
- the rplS gene encoding 50S ribosomal protein L19 — encoded protein: MDIIRKIELENQRMDLPAFRSGDTVKVHLRIVEGEKERIQVFQGNVIRIKRGTTSATFTVRKVSDGVGVERIFPLNSPFIDRVELITQGRVRRSRLYYLRALKGKAARIKPRGRF
- a CDS encoding ribonuclease HII; this encodes MGREAMSRPARPRNQQTQASLVQLVGLPSAPLPQDDSPLLQTSSQTVQQIYTAGIDEAGRGCLAGPVVAAAVILPECYDLPGLNDSKACSAKTREMLAPRIRQCAVAWGLGVVWPARIDAINILQATFEAMSRAVRCLRCAPAHLLIDGNKTVPGEVFAFHWRKGHTAPLPSQRSIIGGDASEPAISAASILAKTYRDKLMTRLEKRWPGYGFEAHKGYGTEDHYDALRRLGPCPQHRLTFRGVLPEKPTPQQGSLL
- the ptsP gene encoding phosphoenolpyruvate--protein phosphotransferase — protein: MARAVLFGTPVSPGIAIGRVRFMHKARQDDERRISAAEVAAEQETLRAAAESVRASLAATMENVPEDLSEYRDVIAAQMEMARDPKLLKAALARIESNLVCASWALKLTVDELCALFRSMDDAYLRDRAQDIRAVGLRLREHLAADPAHRGEDETPGVLVAEDLSPADVMELNLDRVLGILTAEGGPTSHTAILSRGLHIPCLAGVTGLMDIARENETLVVDGLGGSVLLSPDEADEARFAARREEYTAWEDLTLKSARWPAEMCDGVRVEVQANLEGTNELSALAQCGADGVGLYRTEFAYFTDRLPSEEDLLAEYAAVAQRAAPDRVVFRTLDVGADKMLHAQAVLKEPNPALGLRGIRFCLRHQGIFRTQLRALMRAGAMGNVAIMLPMISCLDEVQQVRRIMQELHQELAAQNLPHAPLLPLGVMVETPAAALICDALARECDFFSIGTNDLIHYIMGIDRNNRHVAYLNEPLHPAIVRSLKHIIDAAHREGIGVSVCGELASDPFGLALLLGMGVDTVSAAPRFVPGMKHLIRQFNAQTCMDLANSVLLSTDVAASKRMVREALQQSLGQELAFHTTSLFTYSHP
- a CDS encoding HPr family phosphocarrier protein, whose amino-acid sequence is MEEAIEQTPRGLALRVCIGLRNGLHARPAARLAQEAQRYASDIQLVSDTGEVDAKSMLDILSLAPPANAELTLVAQGDDAREALCGLAQFLTNLQD
- a CDS encoding YraN family protein, which translates into the protein MNLGRKGEEAARKLLQRSGMELLDCNWRSGRLELDIVCRDDDTIVFVEVKTRSGSTYGGPAAALTPAKQRTLCRAARAWLAAHDAWSSPCRFDVVCIVREGDTLHLEHCRHAFECEPSVDSGNATWQPW
- a CDS encoding PTS system mannose/fructose/sorbose family transporter subunit IID, with the translated sequence MYPTRVVLACLARTGCINAAMTARGMQQIGLAYVLEPALRELYPEPQTFARAMSRYAGHSNTHPFMIPLFVGILLSLEQAIAKGALPEGALNSVRETLATTLSALGDSFFSGTLLPLWSLLSISLLLAGFTNIAMLLAVILFGSLLLFRSICFVSGLRYGLTTLARLRKLNLINWVDRLKMVNAALAALVIWHLPISTMKPFPWTAYAMGAAAVLAAAWLVGRMRLPRLLLWIVTTGALILVDLGFIGM
- the rsmI gene encoding 16S rRNA (cytidine(1402)-2'-O)-methyltransferase, encoding MPLNANRLWIVATPLGNPGDLSPRAREVLASADLVLAEDTRRTARLLRECGIEARRLLSFYDHNEAERQEGVLRMLREGQTVALVSDAGTPLLADPGYRLVRACRKEGLAVSPLPGPSAPVTALSAAGIPPLPHSFLGFLPRDAAGRDALFAAFAHVPGALIFFERKDRLKESLAQAARILGPREVAVCRELTKEHEEFIVGRLEDSELLSDELLGEITVIVGPPEHAERTPREEVLLLAQKELAQGGKPRQVARRVQDAVRGWSGKEIYALLTGTEQAEPEA